The following coding sequences are from one Leptospira mayottensis 200901116 window:
- a CDS encoding GAF domain-containing hybrid sensor histidine kinase/response regulator, which produces METSKNHSIPIPFNEKERLDALHSYQIINTIPEEKFDSLTQIAAYICDSPIVLISLIDTNRLWFKSKIGMNISEIPRDISFCQYTIIQDEIFEIENTLKDERFQNNPFVLGPPYIRSYAGAPLKTPEGFNVGTLCVFDTEPKKLNSRQKIILEVLSNQVIANFELIKKNRELVLVHEKKEELQKSKNQFFANMSHEIRTPVHGILGVTGLLSETKLQPEQKEYVDIIRRSGNLLLNLLNDILDFSKLESSHMKIEIIAFDLMDLLRDMFYLFETDAKRKNLEFKMVGDQPPSLIVSTDPNRLKQILVNLISNAFKFTEKGSVSIEFEFDIKSDSKQCDIRIRVKDTGIGIPEQKLKELFQAYTQMDTSVSRKYGGTGLGLAISKGFAEMMNLKLTAQSVINRGSVFEISGRIPLAERSEVNFEPKKLNPDTNGASIQDLRILVAEDNETNQMLIKKVLEKLGYKPVIVSNGIEALHHIETKGTDVFFLDIQMPELSGIETAKILTQHTNQSIRPYIIAMTANTSQEDKEDCLASGINEYISKPFRKEEIADLLNHFIARKNSKT; this is translated from the coding sequence GTGGAAACATCTAAGAATCATTCAATTCCTATTCCATTTAACGAGAAGGAAAGACTCGATGCCCTACATTCTTATCAGATCATAAATACGATTCCGGAGGAAAAATTCGATTCGCTTACACAGATAGCGGCCTATATCTGCGACTCTCCGATCGTACTCATTTCTTTGATCGACACGAATCGACTTTGGTTTAAATCAAAAATCGGAATGAATATTTCCGAAATTCCACGAGACATTTCGTTCTGCCAATACACAATTATTCAAGATGAAATTTTTGAAATCGAAAACACCTTAAAAGACGAAAGATTTCAAAACAACCCTTTCGTTTTAGGCCCGCCTTATATTCGTTCTTATGCGGGCGCACCCCTAAAAACACCTGAAGGATTTAATGTTGGAACTCTTTGTGTATTTGACACTGAACCGAAAAAACTAAATTCTAGACAGAAAATAATTCTAGAAGTGTTATCCAATCAGGTCATCGCAAACTTCGAATTGATTAAAAAGAACCGGGAACTAGTTCTGGTTCACGAAAAAAAAGAAGAACTCCAAAAATCTAAAAATCAATTTTTTGCGAATATGAGCCACGAGATCCGTACTCCGGTTCACGGAATTTTAGGAGTCACGGGTCTTTTATCGGAAACGAAACTTCAACCGGAACAAAAAGAATACGTTGACATAATTCGAAGAAGCGGCAACCTTTTGCTTAACCTCCTAAATGATATTTTAGATTTCTCTAAATTAGAATCGTCTCATATGAAAATCGAAATAATAGCCTTTGATCTTATGGATCTATTAAGGGACATGTTCTATCTTTTTGAGACGGATGCAAAACGTAAAAATTTGGAATTCAAAATGGTTGGAGATCAACCCCCCTCTTTGATCGTTTCGACGGATCCCAACCGGCTGAAACAGATTTTAGTCAACCTCATCTCAAACGCTTTCAAGTTCACCGAAAAAGGAAGCGTATCGATCGAGTTTGAATTCGACATCAAATCCGATTCGAAACAATGCGATATACGGATTCGGGTAAAGGACACCGGAATCGGGATACCAGAACAAAAGCTCAAAGAGTTATTCCAAGCCTATACGCAGATGGATACTTCCGTTTCGAGAAAATACGGAGGAACCGGACTCGGCCTTGCGATCAGCAAAGGTTTTGCAGAAATGATGAATTTAAAACTGACCGCACAAAGCGTCATAAATCGAGGAAGCGTTTTTGAAATTTCGGGCAGGATTCCTCTCGCTGAAAGATCGGAAGTAAACTTTGAACCCAAAAAACTGAACCCCGATACAAACGGAGCATCCATTCAAGACCTAAGAATCCTTGTAGCAGAGGACAATGAAACCAATCAAATGCTGATCAAAAAAGTTCTAGAAAAGTTGGGGTACAAACCGGTGATCGTTTCCAACGGGATCGAAGCACTACATCATATAGAAACAAAGGGAACCGACGTTTTTTTTCTGGATATTCAAATGCCAGAACTAAGCGGAATCGAAACTGCCAAAATTCTTACACAACATACCAATCAGTCCATCCGCCCCTATATCATTGCTATGACGGCGAATACTAGTCAAGAGGACAAGGAAGATTGTCTGGCGTCCGGCATCAATGAATACATCAGCAAACCATTTCGTAAAGAGGAAATCGCCGATCTACTGAATCATTTTATTGCCAGGAAAAATTCAAAAACATAA
- the tpx gene encoding thiol peroxidase, which translates to MAQVTLKGNPVSLEGKIPAPGDKAPDFKVIKQDLAEFSLKDYSGKVKILVAVPSLDTSVCALETRVFNEKAAGLSDIATLIISGDLPFAMKRFCSTEGINSPNLVTGSQFRDFSFSKAYGTHIADGPLKGLSARAIFVVDKSDTVRYVELVSEIGSEPNYEAALAAAKAAL; encoded by the coding sequence ATGGCACAAGTTACACTCAAAGGCAATCCCGTATCGTTAGAAGGAAAAATTCCTGCTCCAGGAGATAAGGCTCCCGACTTCAAAGTGATCAAACAGGATCTCGCCGAATTCAGTCTTAAAGATTACTCGGGTAAAGTGAAAATTCTCGTAGCCGTTCCGAGTTTGGATACTTCAGTCTGTGCTCTGGAAACCAGAGTTTTCAACGAAAAAGCGGCAGGGCTTTCTGACATTGCGACTTTGATTATCTCGGGCGATTTACCCTTTGCGATGAAACGTTTTTGTTCCACGGAAGGAATCAATTCTCCGAATCTCGTAACAGGATCTCAATTTAGAGATTTCTCGTTTTCAAAAGCGTACGGAACTCATATCGCAGACGGTCCGCTCAAAGGACTCTCCGCAAGAGCGATCTTTGTCGTAGATAAATCGGATACGGTTCGTTACGTAGAACTTGTTTCCGAAATCGGGTCGGAGCCGAATTACGAAGCGGCACTTGCCGCAGCCAAGGCTGCACTGTAA
- the thiL gene encoding thiamine-phosphate kinase, whose translation MKSERKSRFLKENLNLKESEIIRVLYPPGAAQTDDCYLDEEGRIFTTDTICEGTHFRTEWSGPKEIAKKLVEVNVSDIAASGGVPTKAFLNLGLSSQCSKEEWIRPFSSALQEALSFYNIELCGGDTYRSPSLNLTLTLIGVTARPWKRSGGKNGDFLYLTGSVGLSLLGYKLLNESLKVPGPLRNLALERHLTPKARLNVSKELSKRFPVSCCMDLTDGLLQDLPKLAYSSKLGLKIDLEKIPSDASAYLSLDEILSSGEELELIFLSSEELPGTLDKINISKIGQTTQDWKGVKFFQRNSEKIFEFPGFQHF comes from the coding sequence TTGAAATCAGAAAGAAAGTCAAGATTTTTAAAGGAAAATTTGAATTTGAAAGAATCGGAAATCATTCGTGTTCTCTATCCACCCGGAGCCGCTCAAACTGACGACTGTTATCTGGACGAAGAGGGGCGGATCTTTACAACCGACACAATCTGCGAAGGAACTCATTTTAGAACCGAGTGGAGCGGCCCGAAAGAAATAGCCAAGAAACTCGTGGAAGTGAACGTTTCCGATATCGCTGCAAGCGGCGGAGTGCCGACTAAAGCGTTCCTAAATTTAGGTCTCAGTTCCCAATGCTCCAAGGAAGAATGGATTCGTCCTTTTTCTTCCGCATTACAGGAAGCCTTGTCTTTTTACAATATCGAACTCTGTGGCGGAGATACTTATCGTTCTCCTTCTCTCAATCTGACTTTGACCTTAATCGGTGTTACGGCCCGACCTTGGAAACGTTCAGGTGGTAAAAACGGAGATTTTCTTTATCTCACTGGTTCGGTAGGTCTTTCTCTGCTCGGTTACAAACTTTTGAACGAAAGTTTGAAGGTGCCGGGACCGCTCCGAAACCTTGCCTTGGAAAGACATCTTACTCCCAAAGCGAGACTGAACGTTTCCAAAGAACTTTCGAAACGCTTTCCGGTTTCCTGTTGTATGGATCTTACCGACGGGCTTTTACAAGATCTTCCCAAGTTGGCTTACTCTTCGAAACTCGGGTTGAAAATCGATTTGGAAAAAATTCCTTCCGATGCTTCCGCTTATTTAAGTTTGGACGAGATTCTCAGTTCCGGGGAGGAATTAGAACTTATCTTTTTAAGTTCGGAAGAACTACCAGGTACATTAGATAAAATTAATATTTCAAAAATCGGACAAACAACGCAGGATTGGAAAGGAGTTAAATTCTTTCAAAGAAACTCGGAGAAAATCTTCGAATTTCCCGGATTCCAGCATTTTTGA
- a CDS encoding YceI family protein, which produces MKQIILFYCLILLPFVAGFSQDTGKNQTCIYSYDHASTKFSWKAFKFTEKTGVSGSFDKIQVVGTKTGNSPEKALTGMKFTIDPNTVNSGNNDRDAKIKSAFFYPLKKNGKIEGKVVSAELNSDKTSGKGIISLTFNGVTKNLNASFTLQKENQLSVSSNLELGNFKALAAIDALNQVCKDLHKGKDGVSKLWPEVELTISTQLKADCK; this is translated from the coding sequence ATGAAACAAATCATTCTATTCTATTGTTTGATCCTACTTCCTTTTGTCGCCGGATTTTCTCAGGACACCGGTAAAAACCAAACTTGCATATACTCATATGATCACGCGAGTACGAAGTTTAGTTGGAAAGCCTTTAAATTTACGGAAAAAACCGGGGTCAGTGGTTCTTTTGACAAAATCCAAGTGGTCGGAACGAAGACCGGAAATTCCCCCGAAAAAGCCCTCACAGGAATGAAGTTTACGATCGACCCGAATACGGTTAACTCGGGAAATAACGATCGAGACGCAAAGATTAAGTCCGCATTTTTTTATCCTTTGAAAAAGAATGGAAAAATCGAGGGGAAGGTCGTTTCCGCAGAATTAAATTCCGACAAAACCTCCGGGAAAGGAATCATTTCCCTGACTTTCAACGGGGTCACCAAAAATCTGAACGCAAGTTTCACTCTCCAAAAAGAAAATCAGCTTAGTGTGAGTTCAAATTTGGAGCTCGGAAACTTTAAAGCTCTGGCGGCAATTGACGCACTCAATCAAGTATGCAAAGATTTGCATAAAGGAAAAGACGGAGTTTCTAAACTTTGGCCGGAAGTCGAACTTACAATTTCTACTCAACTCAAGGCGGATTGCAAGTAG
- a CDS encoding helix-hairpin-helix domain-containing protein gives MNKKEYSKSIEGHSEKILKEFKTLPGVGKSIAMDYWNLGFRSLDEIRSADPEKLYIRCCELHGGYVDRCMLYVFRCVHYSLNTKKPNSEKLKWWNWKDTKKIQKSKR, from the coding sequence ATGAATAAAAAAGAATATTCTAAATCTATCGAAGGACATTCGGAAAAAATCCTAAAAGAATTTAAAACCTTACCCGGAGTTGGAAAATCGATCGCGATGGATTATTGGAATTTGGGTTTTAGAAGTTTGGACGAGATTCGATCAGCTGATCCGGAAAAATTGTACATTCGTTGTTGCGAACTTCACGGTGGCTATGTGGACCGTTGTATGCTTTACGTATTCCGTTGTGTTCACTATTCCTTGAATACTAAAAAACCGAATTCGGAAAAGTTAAAATGGTGGAATTGGAAAGACACTAAAAAAATTCAGAAATCGAAACGGTAG
- a CDS encoding LA_0442/LA_0875 N-terminal domain-containing protein has translation MKKIISYSIFVFLFSSVSLRSEVLLLKSGKQVEGKIISQDKETVTFKFTDGTTKIFQKSIIRKISFTKITGPISKKEEVRKNKEEDQKKKEKELAEKRKSKEKNVEERKRELIDSKRHYLEVSFGVGNGTEQSELRPFYQTIQYAGLAFSSSGQAEILTNPYKTPNNGFTTRIQYAWNRFTLELRGTEAKHNIDVSGFQTLAFGTGGSNSSGEKAVNGIFGNANTKFQKVSSRIGFTPYPHPILDLQILGGVERIWTNTSQEVDSLGPSTASGVNPSRISFREYSSHHKGYSFGIGLEWKFLKRFVFQGQILRLDMASPSSFKNYEYRVDGSNAAFRLNQIGLDYWWKSTGTEINLKLSTKVKGNWSVFLEMSNMTLKNTLQTGYISDNEDNQEQIGLKIFGPKILIPMLYESKTILTYVQLGVNYRFDF, from the coding sequence ATGAAAAAAATTATTTCATATTCAATTTTCGTTTTTCTGTTTTCATCAGTTTCACTTCGGAGCGAAGTTCTCCTTTTAAAATCCGGCAAGCAGGTGGAAGGTAAGATCATCAGCCAAGATAAGGAAACCGTTACGTTTAAGTTTACGGATGGAACAACAAAAATTTTCCAAAAATCGATCATTCGAAAAATTTCTTTTACTAAAATTACAGGGCCTATCTCTAAAAAAGAAGAGGTTCGAAAAAACAAAGAGGAAGATCAAAAGAAAAAAGAAAAGGAACTTGCTGAAAAACGGAAATCCAAGGAAAAAAATGTCGAAGAAAGGAAACGGGAGCTTATAGATTCAAAAAGGCATTATCTTGAAGTTTCCTTCGGGGTTGGAAATGGAACCGAACAATCTGAGCTCCGGCCTTTTTATCAAACCATTCAATATGCAGGTTTGGCTTTTAGTAGTTCGGGGCAGGCGGAAATTCTCACCAATCCATACAAAACACCAAACAATGGTTTTACGACTCGGATCCAGTACGCTTGGAATCGTTTTACGCTTGAGTTACGGGGAACGGAAGCGAAACATAATATCGACGTGAGCGGATTTCAAACTCTTGCTTTTGGAACTGGAGGTTCAAATTCGTCTGGTGAAAAAGCGGTTAACGGAATCTTTGGAAACGCAAATACAAAATTTCAAAAAGTTTCTTCCCGCATCGGTTTTACTCCTTACCCACATCCCATTCTGGATCTGCAAATTTTGGGAGGTGTCGAGAGAATTTGGACAAACACAAGTCAAGAAGTGGATAGTCTGGGGCCGTCGACGGCGAGTGGAGTCAACCCGAGTCGCATTAGCTTTCGCGAATATTCAAGTCATCATAAAGGGTACAGTTTCGGAATCGGGTTAGAATGGAAATTCCTAAAACGATTCGTATTTCAAGGACAAATTCTTCGTTTGGATATGGCGAGTCCGTCTTCCTTTAAAAATTATGAATATAGAGTCGATGGTTCAAATGCGGCGTTTCGTCTCAATCAAATTGGATTGGACTATTGGTGGAAATCGACCGGAACCGAAATTAATCTTAAACTTTCTACAAAGGTGAAAGGAAATTGGAGTGTATTCTTGGAAATGAGTAATATGACCTTAAAGAACACTCTCCAAACCGGTTATATATCTGATAATGAAGATAATCAGGAACAAATTGGACTGAAAATTTTCGGACCGAAAATTTTGATTCCGATGTTATACGAATCCAAGACGATTCTTACTTATGTTCAACTCGGTGTTAACTACCGTTTCGATTTCTGA